The Winogradskyella schleiferi genome contains the following window.
TAGTCACAGTCACAGTCACAGTCACAGTTACAGTTACAGTCTCAGTCACAGTTTACAGTTTCTCATATGAGTAAGCCTGAAAACTGATACTACGACTAAAAACTAAAAAGATGAAGGATCAACTCAACAGAAAATTTCAACTAGAGAAAACGCCAAAACGAATCATCTCACTAGTACCTTCCCAAACCGAATTGTTGGTCGATTTAGGTATAGAAGACTTAATCGTTGGTGTGACTAAATTCTGTGTGCATCCAAAACATCTGCGACTATCAAAAAAGGTGGTTGGCGGTACAAAGCAAGTTAATCTTCAGAAAATAATGGATTTAAATCCTGATATCATTCTTTGTAATAAAGAAGAGAATACAAAAGAAATGATTGCAGAACTTGAAACTATTGTGCCAATTCATATTAGTGATATTTACGATTTGGAAGATTGTTTTGAGTTGATAAAAATGTATGGCAATATATTTCATAAAGAAAAACGTGCTTCAGAGTTAATTTCAAATATTCGAAATGCACGTGAGGCATTTCAACTCCAAATTAAAGCGAAAGAGGAATTAAAAGTTGCTTATTTCATTTGGAAAAATCCTTGGATGGTGGCAGCGTCAATTAATTTTATCGATGCTATGATCTCGGAAGCCGGATTCACAAATGCGTTTAAAGTAGAAGAGCGTTATCCGGAAATCGACTTAAACAATTCAAAATTAAAAGAGGCAGATCTTATTTTCTTGTCCAGCGAACCGTTTCCCTTTAAGTCGGAACATATTTTAGAATTGAAATCAAAATTTCCTGAAAAGACAGTTAAAATTGTGGATGGCGAATTATTTTCTTGGTATGGC
Protein-coding sequences here:
- a CDS encoding ABC transporter substrate-binding protein; this encodes MKDQLNRKFQLEKTPKRIISLVPSQTELLVDLGIEDLIVGVTKFCVHPKHLRLSKKVVGGTKQVNLQKIMDLNPDIILCNKEENTKEMIAELETIVPIHISDIYDLEDCFELIKMYGNIFHKEKRASELISNIRNAREAFQLQIKAKEELKVAYFIWKNPWMVAASINFIDAMISEAGFTNAFKVEERYPEIDLNNSKLKEADLIFLSSEPFPFKSEHILELKSKFPEKTVKIVDGELFSWYGSRLLKSYPYFKTLHDETQKVDTI